A region from the Benincasa hispida cultivar B227 chromosome 10, ASM972705v1, whole genome shotgun sequence genome encodes:
- the LOC120087716 gene encoding uncharacterized protein LOC120087716 has product MATLAAAAVRQARALTRVSSPQSTATLIHRRGLAGAADHHGSPKVNCWQDPMSPSKWKEEHFVIVSLSGWGLLFFGGYKFFTRGKGKKDEKIVEASQ; this is encoded by the exons ATGGCTACCTTAGCGGCTGCTGCAGTTCGTCAAGCCAGAGCCCTAACTCGAGTCTCCTCTCCTCAGTCAACCGCCACCCTTATTCACAGGCGCGGTCTCGCTGGGGCTGCCG ATCACCATGGATCACCGAAGGTTAACTGCTGGCAAGATCCCATGAGCCCATCTAAATGGAAGGAAGAGCAT TTCGTGATTGTCTCTCTATCGGGATGGGGCCTACTCTTCTTTGGAGGGTACAAGTTCTTTACCAGGGGCAAAGGAAAGAAGGACGAG AAAATTGTGGAAGCATCACAATGA
- the LOC120088199 gene encoding glutamate formimidoyltransferase-like — protein MAFDLTPKDKRRSLDQKVLLCCKYYVSESRNRSVLEAIERAAREDPDSVIVNKFEDGAYNRTRYTIVSYVVHDTTGNAIYSPLLQTVLAMTQVAFSSINLESHSGTHPRLGVVDDIVFHPLARASLHEAAWLAKTVAKDIAAMFQVPVFLYSAAHPSGKAPDDLRRELGYFRPNYKGNQWAGWSMPETLPENPDEGPNTVSRERGITMIGARPWTAMYNIPILSTDVSATRRIARMVSGRGGGLPTVQTIGLLHDDDTTEIACVLLEPNQIGADRVQRHVEIVAAQFGLEVENGYFTDYSPEMIVEKYLNLISGAKNQLGNRLDQQ, from the exons ATGGCTTTCGATCTCACCCCCAAG GACAAGAGAAGAAGCTTGGATCAAAAAGTGCTTTTATGCTGCAAATACTACGTTTCTGAATCGCGCAATCGTTCTGTACTGGAGGCGATCGAGAGAGCTGCAAGAGAAGACCCAGATTCGGTTATCGTCAACAAATTCGAAGACGGAGCTTACAACAGGACAAGGTACACCATCGTCTCCTACGTCGTTCACGACACTACAGGCAACGCCATTTACAGCCCGTTGCTTCAAACCGTGCTGGCCATGACTCAGGTTGCTTTCTCTAGCATCAATCTCGAGTCTCATTCCGGTACCCACCCTCGCCTAGGAGTCGTAGACGACATCGTTTTTCATCCCCTCGCTCGAGCCTCCCTCCATGAAGCTGCGTGGCTAGCTAAGACCGTCGCTAAGGACATTGCGGCCATGTTTCAAG TGCCTGTATTTCTGTACTCTGCGGCTCACCCAAGTGGCAAAGCGCCGGACGATTTGAGGCGGGAGCTTGGGTATTTCCGGCCCAATTACAAGGGGAATCAGTGGGCTGGGTGGTCCATGCCGGAAACTTTGCCGGAGAACCCTGATGAAGGGCCAAATACGGTATCTCGAGAGCGAGGAATCACGATGATCGGTGCGCGTCCGTGGACGGCGATGTACAATATTCCGATATTGTCGACCGATGTGTCGGCCACTCGGAGAATAGCAAGGATGGTGAGTGGTAGAGGAGGTGGGTTGCCGACGGTGCAAACCATAGGGCTTCTCCACGATGATGATACGACGGAGATAGCTTGCGTTCTGTTGGAGCCTAATCAGATTGGAGCAGATCGAGTCCAGAGACATGTGGAGATTGTTGCTGCTCAATTCGGGTTGGAAGTTGAGAATGGCTATTTCACTGATTACTCACCGGAGATGATcgttgaaaaatatttgaatttgatttctgGTGCCAAAAATCAACTGGGAAATCGTTTGGACCAACAATGA
- the LOC120088990 gene encoding formimidoyltransferase-cyclodeaminase-like, producing the protein MDDIFDSSLNLEETHLKEGFAEGYKDGLVAGKEEAEQVGLKVGFEVGEELGFYRGCVDVWNSVIRIEPERFSIRVRKSVKQMEELVEKYPLQDPENEQVQELMEGLRLKFRAISATLGVKLEYTGYPKSTSDGKDIEFPAVKRKKMSKLVLACCKVYISESRNKAGLESIEQAAKLFPDAPIINKFTDEVYNRVGYTLVSKLPSQPSGKSCSLRSAVLNMVKAAFSAIDLNLHCGSHPRLGVVDHICFHPLASASLDDAAVIAKSLAADIGCGLQVPTFLYGAAHEEGRKLAMIRRELGYFKPNSDGLLWAGGLKSDSLPLRPDEGPAEASKAKGVVVIGATKWVDNYNVPIFSTNIGAIRKIAKQVSERGGGLSSVQAMALAHDEGVIEVACNLLESNKVGGKMVQQEVERLAENEGLGVGKGYFTDLSQESIIERYLKLLSL; encoded by the exons ATGGACGACATTTTCGATTCTTCCctcaatcttgaagagacacACTTGAAGGAAGGCTTTGCCGAGGGCTATAAAGATGGTCTAGTCGCTGGCAAAGAAGAGGCAGAACAAGTAGGCCTTAAAGTTGGTTTCGAGGTCGGCGAGGAGCTAGGATTCTACAGAGGGTGCGTGGACGTGTGGAATTCTGTAATTCGGATCGAACCAGAACGGTTCTCGATTCGGGTTCGGAAGAGTGTGAAGCAGATGGAGGAGTTGGTAGAGAAATACCCGCTTCAGGACCCCGAGAATGAGCAAGTTCAGGAGCTGATGGAAGGGTTGAGGCTCAAATTCAGAGCGATTTCCGCCACTTTGGGTGTCAAATTGGAGTATACTGGCTATCCTAAATCGACTTCAGATGGAAAGgatattgaattt CCTGcagtaaagagaaaaaaaatgtcaaaattggTTCTTGCTTGCTGCAAGGTTTACATTTCAGAAAGCAGAAACAAGGCTGGGCTGGAGTCAATTGAACAAGCTGCCAAGCTCTTCCCTGATGCACCCATTATCAACAAGTTCACGGATGAGGTATATAACAGGGTTGGATATACCCTTGTTTCCAAGCTCCCATCACAGCCATCTGGAAAGTCTTGTTCCCTGAGAAGTGCGGTCCTGAACATGGTTAAGGCTGCATTTTCAGCAATTGACTTAAATTTGCATTGTGGCAGCCACCCACGACTCGGAGTTGTGGATCATATATGCTTTCATCCTTTGGCTTCTGCGTCTTTGGATGATGCCGCTGTAATTGCAAAATCTTTGGCAGCTGATATTGGATGTGGTCTACAAG TCCCAACATTTCTATATGGAGCGGCTCATGAAGAGGGGAGGAAGTTGGCAATGATCAGAAGAGAGCTGGGTTATTTCAAGCCAAATTCTGATGGCTTACTGTGGGCTGGAGGGCTGAAATCAGATTCATTGCCACTGAGGCCAGATGAGGGTCCAGCTGAAGCAAGTAAAGCAAAAGGCGTTGTGGTGATTGGAGCAACAAAGTGGGTTGATAACTACAATGTCCCGATTTTCTCTACCAATATCGGCGCTATTCGTAAAATTGCAAAGCAAGTGAGCGAGAGAGGAGGTGGACTTTCTTCTGTTCAAGCAATGGCCCTTGCTCATGATGAAGGAGTGATTGAGGTGGCTTGTAATTTGCTTGAATCAAATAAAGTGGGAGGGAAAATGGTTCAGCAGGAAGTTGAACGGCTTGCAGAAAATGAAGGTTTAGGTGTGGGGAAAGGATATTTCACAGACCTCTCGCAAGAGAGTATTATTGAAAGGTACCTCAAATTGCTTTCTTTGTAA
- the LOC120087715 gene encoding eukaryotic translation initiation factor 5B-like yields the protein MGAVGNLHSKASSSRGRPYALMLLIAFGVALLGVMLLHKFRERRICNLLLKRTDQDLHSFQLLFQRERDRSKELEKKNEDMTSSLYLLQTQKMELDRRLLELQSTIDSLRDDQKIINVALQEKQSEIKALRQKEIESGNENPQVVALTQSLKQKEDELEDLRHRLESLGTVTADDPSDSDPRVDSTMSEEPKVQLLESSGGKGEETESMDNNRGDSKSTSFREGRTSRSNEIGTQKLEETHERREMEGEERQKQENLGDEGENVNGRQADGEETKITNDNKEKNAEDSEGVENGRADKIPRSGMKMKTETGKYGNTRKIRGKRWRYIAKRRTVDNGWRLISKKMNNRNLDDGAVISTTHRKFIEGAVEKMKEEHAEEAKMKEEHAEEVKQSLMEKENKMLKQENLNSENGNTLREQNGNEDMGDGSIKQNPGEEMEQKESKSEEKQEPEQAAMESNEEGKEEEEYKEEAESEF from the exons aTGGGTGCTGTTGGGAACCTTCACAGCAAAGCAAGCAGCAGCAGAGGAAGGCCTTATGCTCTGATGTTGCTGATTGCATTTGGGGTAGCCTTGCTTGGAGTGATGCTCCTTCACAAGTTCAGAGAAAGGCGTATATGCAACCTTCTTCTCAAACGCACAGACCAAGACCTCCATTCTTTTCAACTCCTCTTCCAG AGGGAAAGAGATCGAAGCAaagaattggagaagaaaaacgaagacaTGACATCATCGCTGTATTTGCTCCAAACCCAGAAGATGGAGCTTGATAGGAGGCTACTAGAGTTGCAATCCACCATCGACTCACTCAGAGACGACCAGAAAATCATAAACGTTGCACTCCAAGAAAAGCAGAGTGAGATCAAAGCGTTGAGACAGAAAGAAATTGAATCTGGAAATGAAAATCCTCAAGTGGTTGCTTTAACGCAAAGCCTCAAGCAAAAGGAAGATGAGTTAGAGGACTTGAGACATCGACTTGAGTCTCTTGGAACTGTGACTGCCGATGATCCATCAGATTCAGACCCACGTGTGGATTCAACAATGTCTGAAGAACCCAAGGTGCAATTGCTTGAATCGAGCGGTGGTAAAGGAGAAGAGACTGAATCAATGGATAATAACAGAGGTGACAGTAAATCAACGAGCTTTCGTGAGGGAAGAACTTCAAGGAGTAATGAGATTGGAACTCAGAAGTTAGAGGAAACCCACGAAAGAAGGGAGATGGAGGGAGAGGAAAGGCAGAAGCAAGAGAACTTGGGAGACGAAGGTGAAAATGTCAATGGGAGGCAAGCTGATGGCGAGGAGACTAAAATTACGAACGATAATAAGGAGAAAAATGCTGAGGACTCTGAAGGAGTTGAAAATGGGAGAGCTGATAAGATTCCAAGGAGTGGGATGAAGATGAAAACAGAAACAGGCAAATATGGGAATACACGGAAGATTAGAGGAAAAAGATGGAGATACATCGCCAAAAGGAGGACGGTGGATAATGGATGGAGACTGATATCGAAGAAAATGAACAACAGAAATTTGGATGACGGTGCAGTCATTAGCACAACCCATAGGAAGTTCATCGAGGGGGCGGTGGAGAAAATGAAAGAGGAACACGCAGAGGAAGCGAAAATGAAAGAGGAGCACGCAGAGGAAGTGAAACAAAGTCTgatggaaaaggaaaacaaaatgtTAAAACAAGAAAATTTGAATTCAGAAAACGGCAACACTTTGAGAGAGCAAAATGGGAACGAGGACATGGGAGATGGTAGCATTAAGCAAAACCCAGGTGAAGAGATGGAGCAAAAAGAATCGAAAAGCGAAGAAAAACAAGAACCAGAACAAGCTGCAATGGAATCCAACGAAGAgggtaaagaagaagaagaatacaaGGAAGAGGCTGAGTCagagttttaa